From the Hordeum vulgare subsp. vulgare chromosome 1H, MorexV3_pseudomolecules_assembly, whole genome shotgun sequence genome, the window TGGATCGGATTGGATCGCGACGCGAGTACGACTACGCCAACCACGATCTCTAGGCCCTTAACACTTTCGGTCTAAAAGGGTATGCAGACACCTTCCCCTCTTGTTGCTAGCATCTCCATagaatagatcttgggtgttcagtaggaatttttttgtttcccatgcaacgtttcccaacaattTTATGGCCTTCTTCATTGTCAGGATGTCCGCACCTGAGTCGAGCTATGGTCGACCAGAGGAGGAGCGAAGGAAAGGCGACCGAGGGCGATGTCGTGGATATTGAACGAGGTGGATCCGCGGCGACGACATCTGCCACACAACCGCACCATCTGCACCTCCCTGCTCTTGAGTTGGTCATTTGTTTCTTATAAAGTTTGCTTCTTTTATCAAGGGCACATCGATCACATCCTTGGAAAAAGGGCACATCGATCATTTTGTTTTCTGGTCTTTGCTGTTGTTACTTTATAACCTATTTTATCATATGATTTTGGATATTTGTGTTGTAACATACCTTAGTTTGGGTTTTATTATGCACACACCTTATCTTGGGCCCTACAAGAAGGAAGCACGACATGTGTGGCTCTCATTTGAGTTAACCGGATTGTTTCTTGAAAATATTCGTGATTACGGTTGTGCTCTCAAGGAATGGTTAGGTTTAGTAACTTTTTTCTTGTATAATATTTgggtggtgctcaaaatgcaaagGTGAAAACTAAGAAGCATAAAACCACCtctcaagaaaagttcatgaAGCCTCCTAGAGTGTTATCCGCTTAGTTGAACTGAAGTTTAATGCATATGTAGGTTGAGTGCATTACAAAGGTTGTTAGCTTACTGAATCTTAAAGAAACTACTTTTTCAACATGCATTCTTCTTTGCTTGAGTTGTGCTCTTGTTACTTTATTTGTAGGTAAGCAACACTAAATGTTCCGTACTAACACGAATCAGGGTAGTATGGTGTTGTGACACAAAACTGGGACCCCCAGGAGTACAAAATAAAAAAGGTCCAACTCTCTTATCAATGCGTATCTTAAACACTTGACTTGTATTTTGTCATACCTTTATGAGTCCATGGGTACTTTTCCAAACATGTTTTACCTACTGCAATGGTATAAACCCTCACATGGGTCACCACCAAATGCTCCATTTTTCAATCCTTGCTCTTAGGTGCAGAGAGAGACATTACGATTGCTATGGTTTGAGGTGTACTTTCAAGTATGCCACTTAGGTTTAAGGTTGCAGCTTACTagcttttctatttttgtgtacAATTTCTATTTGGTTCAACTCATTTAGCTCGACCGTAACTAAACATCAGTTTGCCAAAATACTCATTGGTTACTTACAAATGATTATTGCTACTAGAAGAGCATAATCATTTTGAATGAAGCAACCTTATATTTCATCTTTGGGTAGCCAAGTTCAGCGCCTTGAAAACATTTCTTATAACTTAAAAGTGGCAATGGATGCACCATTATATTTTTGCTTAATCACTAATATACACGAAAAAATGTTACTTTGTAGGTTGGTGATTCTGATCTTATAAGCAACAACTAGAAACATGGGATGTACACATTATTTGACCAATGTTTCTCATACGGAATGAGCATTAGAATTCTTTCTTATTACAAGGATAATAATTCTGTGTGGCTTTGTTTTATTGCAGATAGTGATCAGTCTATTGGAAACTATGGTGCATCATGGTATACATGCAACTTTCTTGCCGAGTAAAGAACGATGGGAGTACCAATTCATATTTTGAATGAAAATAACATTTAAATTTGCATTATTTCATGCCGGTTTAATTTCTAAATGCTAATCACATATATTGCTTTGGATCTTTTTATAGCACCTAAATTAATGTCCTTTTTGTCCACTTGAATACCTAATTTTAGTAAATGTTCATAGATTGTAATATATTTCGTTGCCAGTAGCAACTCACATGCCTGCTAACTAAGGGTTTGCCACAGTTTAAGACAACATTCCTCGCTCTATATGAAAATACTTTAAACACATCGAGTAGATCTTAGTTTGTAATAGATAATTATTTAGATCATTGCTCTCTATGTACACATCATTATATTGGATATTTTTTATCAACTTACATACCAAGTGAAGTGGATTCCAATTACTCCTCCATTGTCATGGACTATCCTTTCTATGCATGCAAAatttgacatatattgtccatattTATATATGCGACCGACAAGAAAATTATTCATGGTCCATGTCTACACACATGCATTTAACTAGATTTAGCTTACTTGGATTAGAAATAGATTAGGAAGAAGGTGGCGTGGTCGTGTTGTTTTTGTACTGTTTTGAGACAACAAAACAACGACATAAAAGCTACATGCAAAATCAAAAAGACAATAGATTGAGAGGATGAATGATGTATGAAGAGAAAAGATGATGATCAACAAGTTCAACGAAAACGAGGAGCTAGAGGGATGTGTGGTGTTTGTAAAATAATAAGATGCTTGCATTTATGTCGTGGATGAATACTTCATGCAATGTGCtcgtttgtgaaaaataaaaataaacattatttttataaattctatAAAATACAAATTTATTTATTGACACGTGGCAAAGCACGAACAGTAGTAACAGAGAAGGACACTGAATTCGCCGCAGAGCCCGGGCACGAGCATACAGAGCGTTTTTGGAGAAGCCCGGACACGACGAGTCCAACAGAAAAAAGCCCACCACATAGCAGCAGTGCCCCATTCGTCGGGCTCACCAGGCCCACACCTTAGCCCAAAAGCCCAAACGAGCCATGAAAACCCTAAACACCCTCTCCACGCCTCTCCCTCCGCCCCTATATAGCGCCCCATCCACGCGCCGCCACTCTCCTTCCCGAGCCGGAGGCGGACGAGGTAAGAAGCAGCAGCCGCAGCGCGACCCCGCGAGGAAACcctaccgccgccgccgcagaAGCAGCCATGGTGAGCCTCCCAGCCCCCGCTCCCCCCCTTCGAGATCCTTCCGGTTTCCCTCTAGTCCGCGCGCGCTAACTCTGCTGTGCTGCCAAGGGTATCGACCTCGTCGCTGGCGGGAGGAACAAGAGGACCAAGCGCGTCGCGCCCAAGTCCGACGATGTGTACCTCAAGCTCCTCGTCAAGGTATTCACGCGCGTACCCCACGCTTTCGCCATCCGATGATCCAGTTTCCGTTTAATATGCCACGGTTACGGAATTTTCGTGATTCGATTAGCTGTAGCCGCATCTGTGATGGCTAGTTTAGCTGTATTTCCATCTGGCTATGTAGGCGGCCATTTCTCGTTGTGTGCAGCGCTGTAGAGTCTAGTGTTGGATAGGCAGATCGTTTTTTTGTATGTGTGGTGTGCTTCTGGATTGTGATTGTTGTGTTGCTTTCTGTTTGCAGCTCTACCGTTTCCTGGTGAGGAGGACCAAGAGCAAGTTCAACGCCGTCATCCTCAAGAGGCTCTTCATGAGCAAGACCAACCGCCCGCCGCTCTCCATGCGCCGTCTCTCCAACTTCATGAAGGGAAAGGTATGCACATCCCTTACCGAGAGACTTTACCATCTGTTTGTTCGTAATCTAATTGTAAGGTTCCCAGTGATGTATTAACCATGCTAATGCTGATTCCATCTGACGAGCAATTCATTATTACTGAGGGAACCATTTACCTAGTTATGCCTTTTCGACATCCAAAAACATTGATTTCTTTATTTTGTTCCAATTTGTGTATGTGCATCTTGTTCTGAAATTGTGCATTTCCTCTCCAATTTCATGTGCCAAATGTAGTTTGTCACTGGTGGTTATGATGCAAATCATCTATTCTAAAATTTACTTAAATGTCCACAAGTCTATGTCTCAGTCTTCTTGTTTTGGTAACCCAGCTTATCGATTGTCATATTTAAATTGTATCTCAACAGGAGGAGAAGAACATTGCTGTGGTTGTTGGCACAATCACAGATGACATGCGGATCCAAGAGATCCCAGCAATGAAGGTTACCGCTCTGAGGTTCACAGAGACAGCGAGGGCAAGGATTGTCAATGCTGGTGGGGAGTGCCTCACTTTTGACCAGCTTGCTCTCCGTGCTCCAACTGGGGAGAACACGGTAAGCTTTTCTTATCTCTGAAGTTGTGATTATCTTCGTGCCATTGCTTGGATTTGTTATGAGTAAAGCACTGTTCCGTAGGTTTTGCAAGTGTGTAGGAAGTGGTGCCTTTATACTATGTTTAGGATTTGCTATGGCTGTATTGATCAGGTGTTTTTGTATAGTATGGAAGTGTAAGATTTATAACCCACCCATCAGTTATCAGTTTTATTCCGAAAGGCCACATTGTCAAACTGATGTTTACAATGGAGTGTGATCATGGTAGCCAGTTAGACTGTCTAGATCTTTCTAAGTTATCATCTGTATTTGAACACTTCCTTCGGTTCTGATCCTATTTTAAGGTTCCCAGTGATGCATTAACCATGCTAATGCTGATACCATTTGACGAgcaatataatattactgagggaACCATTTACCTAGTTCTTAATTTTGACTTCCAGAAACATTGATTTCTTTTTTTCCCTGTTGAAATTTGTGCATTTGCACCCTTTTCTTAATTTTGCAATGATCTTAGTTTTGCGATGATGATACACTTTACCCAGCTCATTATGAGACTTCCCTCTGTGGGTTGTTGTGATATGTACTTCTTTCCATTGTATCTGAGCTCTTGATAAtgatttgttttgcttttttgaGTTTTGACATGTTGGCATATAGTTGTATTCTTCTTTGTAAATGTTTTTGTGTGACTTTCAATGGTGATACCCTATAATCCCAGTTCTATGAATACTCCCTCTTTGGGTTTTCTGATCTCAACTAAATGTTATAGTTCTAACTTATTATACTATGTGTCTTCTTTGTAAATGTTTTGTGTGACTTTCAATGGTGATACCCTACAATCCCAGTTCTATGAATACTCCCCTCTTTGGGTTTTCTGAtctcaactactccctccgttcctaaatataagtcttttaagaaatttaactaagggtctacatacggagcaaaatgagtgaatctacactctaaagtatgtctatatacatcactATGTAATCCACTAGTGgaacctttaaaaagacttatatttaggaacggagggagtaaatgttATAGTTCTAACTTATATTATACTATGTGATGTATGCCTTCTAGTACTAAAAAGAGTATCTAatttgttgctattatctttgCTTATGCAAATGTTTAGTTGTAGCACTTTGTCTTGCTATTTTTGCAATGATGATACTATTACCCAGCTCATTATGAGACTTCCCTTTGTGGGCAGTTGTGATATGAACTTCTCTTTAGAATCTGAGCATTCTCAACGTTCTTTTTTATGATTTCTTCATTGCATTTCATTATAGCCTATGACTTGCAATGATGATACACTATAATCCCAGCTCTATGAATACTTCCCTCTGTGGGTTGTGTGATCTCAATTAAACGTTATAGTTCTATCTGAGCAGACTATATGCCATTTCCTTTTTGACTTGAAAATAGCATTGGCTTTCTTTCTGTGTTCTTTGCTTATGCAAGTGTTTAGTGGCAGTGTTTTTTCTTGATTATTTTTGCAATGATGATACTATTACCCAGCTCATTATGAGACTTTCCTTTGTGGGCAGTCCTGATATGAACTTCTCTTTTGTATCTGAGCCCACTCACTCACATTTTTCTTATGATTTCTTCATTACATTTCATTGCAACCTAATAAGGCTCTATGAAAACACAGGTTGATTGTGACTACTGCAGTGATGATACACTATAATCCCAGCTCTATGAAAACCTCCCTCTGTGGGTCGTTTGTGATATGAACTAAGCGTTATAGTTATATCTGAGCAGAGTAGTTTGAGAACGTGATTACCCACTATTCAGTATGTAGTTGGTGCAGTCTGAAATGTACttctaaatttaaaataaaataggaGAAATCCACTCAGCTCTTTGTCTTGCAAGTTCTTATAGTTGTTCTGAATTCAGTCCTTATGTTTGCAAATGTGTGCATCTGCAGATCCTGTTGAGGGGACCCAAGAATGCCCGTGAGGCGGTGAGGCACTTCGGCAAGGCTCCTGGTGTGCCGCACAGCCACACCAAGCCCTATGTGCGCTCCAAGGGTAGGAAGTTTGAGAAGGCTCGTGGTAGGAGGAACAGCCGTGGCTTCAAGGTTTAAGTTGCCCTTTCTGGTTAGTCGCTGTTTGCGTGGAGCGGCTGTTGTTCTGTTTGAGCAATTGACAGTAATTAGTAAAGTACTTAGTACTGAGAGCAGCACAATCTATCGCCCCAGTGTTCGAATGATATTTTGGAAGATTCTTATGGCTGTCAACTGTTTTTATTTTGTGAGCTTGAAGACCATGTTTTGTTGCACCCTGTCTCTTAGAATTCTCTGCTGGCAATGTCTACTGCTGAATGTGTTCTCTCTACGTGATGGTCAGTGTAGTTGGTTCTCTTTGGTGCCTTGGGCTCTATCCTCTTGGATCAGTTGCTGTATCTTTGCATGAAGTAATGCAATTCTGATGAATTGCGTTCTCTTGCTTAGAAGTTTCTGTTTTAACTTGGTTTAATGCAATTCTGATTAATTAATTGAGTAACATCCAGTAAGCCACCACATGCAATTTCATCAAAAGCAACATGTATGCATCATAGGCCCTATACAAGCAGGGTCGCAACCGGTTGTTAGGGTACCTCAGTTCAAGTTAATGCAGCAACAATTCTAGAGAAGTTGTCTTCTGTAATTTTAGGTTACCACGAaatcctttgcccttgttttccttCCTCTTGTACATTTGCACTTCGGCCTTGACAGGGCAAATCTACTTTCTTCCGCACATGTGTTCCTTTTCTCTACCGCCATCAGTTGGTCATGGCCTTGATCATCGATCTCCTTAAAGCACAAATCCACCTTGCCATCGTCTCTTGTTTGTGTTGGACTAACAACTCCTCCGTTTGTCTTTATTGCATTGAAATCTtgctctctttctcttctcccatCCAAGCAAGAGCTAGGAGTGAGGCTTTTCCccctaaaaaaaacaaaaaaccccATAACCTTCACTTGATTCTGTTTCATAATTTTCTCCCCCATTTTCTCGTTTTGCCTTGAGATTTAGGAAAACAATGGGCAAAGCGAATGCCttgttgctatttcttttgttcaTATGCTTGTACAACTCTTCGATGTAGATGGCATACTCATTAAGTGTTGCTCAACTCGGAGGACTGTTGTTCACTTGATCGACTCAACCTAACCATCGTTTGCAACAATATTGGATGTCACTCCAACGTGCGAGGGAAATGTCTTGGCGCCAAAATTTTGCTCTTTGGGAAGGGGAATGGTGTGGAAGGGCCAGGTGATGTTAACTCCTTAAAGATATACCCCTCTGTtcgaaaatacttgtcatagaaatgaatgtatctaaagatgtattttagttctagatacatttaTTATTTATTAGCATCCATTTGTGCGACAAGTATTTTCAAACGGAGGAAGTAGTTTTCTAGTAGAAAATGCTCAATTTGAGAGTCACCTCAGAATTTAGGGAGTTCGAATCTTTTTCCCACAGAGGAggtttaagagagagagagaaaaggtggtgggggggggggggggggggggggtcactcTAAAAAATGAGTTTTCTGGGAGTTAAAAACATTTTGGGGGGAAAGCTGGAGATGTTGCATTAGATTGAGTGGTGCGAAGACAACTCTGTGTTAAAcagaatatcatgtacgccataTCATCGAGTTGTTAGGAGATATGAGAGTTAGTTCAACCTACGTTGTATCTCTACCCTCCCGACCCTCTCGTCAATTCCATCGTTTCATCACCCTCCCACCATCATGTCCTCTCGTCAATTCCATCGTTTCATCACCCTCCCACCATCATGCCTTCCCCGCAACCCCAACCATCATGTCCTCATCAAACCCTGTCGCCATCAACTCAAGTCTCAACTACAACTCCTCTGAGTCGTTGATCTGCACCAATTATGTTCTCTCGCGTGCTCAAGCAAAATCCCAAATCATGGGCATTGGCCTTTATGGCTAACTAGATCAATCTATCCAAGAACCAACTCCCACAATCACCACCATAAATGCCGAAGGGAAGGACGGGGTTGTCCCAAACCCTGCCTACTCCCTATGGTTTATCCAAGATCAACAAATCATCGCTTACCTTCTTTGAAATCCGTCCAAAGAAATTCTTGTCCAGGTCGCTTCGCTTGAGAAGTCACATGCGAACTGGTCCgcgctcgacaacatgtactcaaccATGTCTCTCTCCCGAGCCAATAATATCAGAGTATCCCTCACCAATGCCGAAAAGGGCTCCCATTCTGCGTGTGCCTACTTTGGTCACATGCATGCCCTCTTCGacgagcttgcggcggcgggccAAGCAATCGGCAAGAGCGAActcctctccttcatcatcgccaGCTTGGACATGGAGTACGAGTTGATCATCTCGGCCTTGGGCGCGCGCACCGGTTTTATCTCCGTCGGCACCTGTGACGccatcgatttaatcgtacgctaatcatacacgcaaatgcgtacgatcaaactcaaggactcacgggaagatatcacaacacaactctagacacaaataaaacatacaagcttcatattacaagccaggggcctcgagggctagaatacagaagctcgataaacacacgagtcagcgaaagcaacaatatctgagtacacacattaaacatgtggtgccttagagaaggttagcacaaaagatacacgatcgaacgaggcgaggtctcctgcctgggaacctcctaactactcctggtcttcaacggcctccacgtagtagaaggcaccgtcggggtagcagtcgtcgtcggcgagatactccatctcctgggctccatcctcTGGTCGCagtaacggatcaaggggacaaggggggagcaaagcaacggtgagtactcatccaaagtactcgcaagtcttacatcagaactaagctacgtatgcaacaatatcaaagggggggggttatatgtggactggctgcaacaatgcgagaaaagggagagaaggcctagtcctatcgaagactagcatcttcagggcgtcttgcaacaatagacgagagtagaacatgtatacaaatatagtcatattgttgcagcaataataatataaggtcacgcccagagatcctccctcgactccctgcgaggaagcaatcccagagcaactattccagttaagtaacatttgtagttgtataagatcagggcacaactccaagtcgtcgtgtaaccgtggacacgactatttgaatagataagttcttccctgcacgggtgcacaacagattccccgtcacgctcgataacactctgtccggacacacttttttaggtcatgcccgacctcggaatatcgacacgtcgcagccccacctaagctcaatagagaggcgagcctgccggtctaactcctaagcacaaaggggtcgtgggcccacttgccctctgcgctgcTGCacaatgcgtgggcggccgatgtcagtcctagcaccccttactacaagtgtgatgcatctcgggaccactcgggcgcgcgccgctccatcgctgacgtctgaagagcttcagctgataccacgacctcgagtacccataattcttcccacgcaaactgttagtgcgtaataaggccttccgaccgacccagatcaaatacccaaatccattatcattttaattaagtcattgacacatccacgtgggaatccacccgcctaacatctattcaacaaagatcccagtaacatggtcaagtaactgtgtggttgtaacatcagggggaatccgaggtatcacccttgttggattccgaacgatgtatccgtcaaggtggacctagtggaatcacccttgagggtcccacattgaggggttgcacgacagagacatcgctgggaatggtgaaagaggaatcaccctcgataaccacgaccgactagttgtactacagagatatcatcctgagtacttcgtgaggtgtcaccctcggtacccgatagtatctgtgtAGCGCCGCATAACTAAgggggggggtgtaagtgttgtgtcggatctggctcgttgatcagggatcgagacttgatgaaaaagcggggcaactggactaagggtcagAGGAGAAGgctgagccacctatactaagcagattaaaagtgcagtactgaaagtaagagttcatcaaaattaggctatgcatcacatataggagctaactacaacaatagcaa encodes:
- the LOC123425939 gene encoding 60S ribosomal protein L18-2-like; the encoded protein is MGIDLVAGGRNKRTKRVAPKSDDVYLKLLVKLYRFLVRRTKSKFNAVILKRLFMSKTNRPPLSMRRLSNFMKGKEEKNIAVVVGTITDDMRIQEIPAMKVTALRFTETARARIVNAGGECLTFDQLALRAPTGENTILLRGPKNAREAVRHFGKAPGVPHSHTKPYVRSKGRKFEKARGRRNSRGFKV